A single region of the Theileria annulata chromosome 4, complete sequence, *** SEQUENCING IN PROGRESS *** genome encodes:
- a CDS encoding uncharacterized protein (Tap349h10.p1c.cand.122 - score = 24.17), protein MNLVKLFRYQKIYSSIPRRGIDELWKGGYLDPETPFSQKEKLSTTGYPWPSYLLRQKSFEDLRSLYFSCLKEKNLLLGERWAALQNHVKPPKHGRLKKVKLTMKRILGVITRREIHQQCLRAKQILKSQEEKEVLETRLFKLKELLNELNFKIKRSKSHDSLSKTGWLKTVSKIESEMEEIELKLQPLRKETLQLRVPNWRYERKYSDLPGRITWNKDYIPALKSALRRPFKFY, encoded by the exons TATTCCTAGAAGGGGAATTGACGAGTTGTGGAAGG GTGGTTATCTCGACCCAGAAACTCCATTTAGCCAGAAAGAGAAACTTTCTACCACTGGTTACCCTTGGCCTTCCTACCTTCTAAGGCAAAAAAGTTTCGAGGATTTAAGGAGCCTTTACTTTTCATGTTTAAAGGAGAAGAATCTTCTTCTAGGTGAAAGATGGGCTGCACTTCAGAACCATGTTAAGCCACCAAAACACGGAAGGCTCAAGAAG GTTAAACTTACCATGAAACGTATACTTGGTGTTATAACTAGGAGAGAGATACACCAACAGTGTTTACGAGCCAAACAAATTCTGAAATCTCAG GAAGAAAAGGAAGTTCTAGAGACTAGGCTGTTCAAGCTAAAGGAGCTTTTAAATGAActtaatttcaaaattaagAG ATCAAAATCGCATGACTCATTGTCTAAAACAGGATGGCTTAAAACTGTTTCTAAGATTGAGAGTGAAATGGAGGAAATTGAACTGAAGCTCCAACCCCTGAGAAAAG AAACTCTGCAACTCAGGGTTCCAAACTGGCGTTACGAGAGGAAATACTCAGACCTTCCAGGGAGAATCACCTGGAATAAGGACTACATACCTGCGCTGAAGAGCGCATTGCGCAGGCCATTTaagttttattaa